A genomic segment from Anaerolineales bacterium encodes:
- a CDS encoding acetate--CoA ligase family protein has product MSLDAFFTPKSVAVIGASTNPEKLGYAVLDNLVNGGFLNDDRKVYPINPKADSILDLPAYPSVTDVPGPIDLAVIVIPYPIVPDVMHDCGEKEIPAVIVISAGFREAGMEGLERENELIDLAKKYDIRLIGPNCLGVIDTVTPLNASFSAGLPPGGPMDFMSQSGALGTAILDWAQAGKLGLNKFVSLGNKADVSETDLLRAWADDPNSNVILAYIEGLPDGQEFIDVARRVSKLKPIIVLKSGTTQAGSRAVSSHTGSLAGSEQAYTAAFRQAGVLRATSLQDLFDNALAFGYLPPLKGDRIAIVTNAGGPGILATDALERAGLKLARFKPECLRQLEKFLPDAASAANPVDVLGDARADRYRFALEQVTKDPNVDGVLVILTPQAMTEIAETAKVVVDIANEVEVPIMGCFMGEARIEEGAEILEEHKLPNFIFPERAAQVFNSMSTYRRYKAEPLPTFETFDVDRDSVRATIDKAFEEGRVAIGDAEARSILEAYDLRIPPSQLAHTADEAVEIASEMGYPVVLKVASPDILHKTDVGGVKVGLREATDVRDAFDLITYRAQRYLPEARLWGCLVQKMVPEGLEVLIGMNRDPQFGPLVTFGLGGIYVEIIKDVAFRVAPFSRAEAEAMLNEIRTHALLDGVRGQPPVDKQAIIDALLRIGQLVQDWK; this is encoded by the coding sequence TTGAGCCTGGATGCTTTCTTCACACCAAAATCAGTCGCCGTCATCGGCGCATCTACGAATCCCGAAAAGCTCGGTTATGCCGTGCTTGACAACCTGGTCAACGGCGGATTCCTGAACGACGATCGGAAAGTGTATCCGATCAACCCCAAGGCGGACAGCATCCTCGATCTGCCCGCCTATCCCTCTGTGACGGACGTGCCGGGCCCGATCGATTTGGCCGTCATCGTCATCCCCTACCCAATCGTGCCGGATGTCATGCATGACTGTGGCGAAAAGGAAATCCCTGCGGTCATCGTCATCAGCGCCGGTTTCCGAGAGGCAGGGATGGAAGGTTTGGAGCGAGAAAACGAACTTATCGACCTGGCAAAGAAATACGACATTCGTCTGATCGGACCCAACTGCCTCGGGGTCATCGATACGGTCACGCCGCTCAACGCCTCATTCTCCGCCGGATTACCTCCCGGCGGACCGATGGATTTTATGTCGCAGTCCGGCGCCCTGGGCACTGCGATCCTGGATTGGGCACAAGCCGGCAAGTTGGGGCTGAATAAATTCGTCTCCCTGGGCAACAAAGCGGACGTGAGCGAAACCGATCTGCTGCGCGCCTGGGCTGACGACCCAAATTCAAACGTCATCCTGGCCTACATCGAAGGTCTTCCGGACGGGCAAGAGTTTATCGACGTTGCACGCCGTGTTTCCAAACTCAAACCCATCATCGTACTCAAATCCGGGACGACTCAAGCCGGATCGCGTGCGGTAAGTTCACACACCGGCTCGTTGGCGGGCTCGGAGCAAGCCTATACCGCCGCGTTCCGGCAGGCCGGCGTCCTGCGCGCCACGTCGCTGCAGGATCTTTTCGACAACGCCCTGGCGTTCGGGTACCTGCCGCCTCTGAAAGGCGACCGCATTGCCATCGTCACCAACGCCGGCGGTCCGGGCATACTTGCCACCGATGCACTCGAGCGCGCGGGTTTGAAACTCGCCCGCTTCAAACCCGAATGCCTGCGGCAGTTGGAGAAATTCCTTCCGGATGCGGCCAGTGCGGCAAATCCGGTCGACGTGCTCGGTGATGCCCGCGCCGACCGGTACCGTTTCGCTTTGGAGCAGGTGACGAAGGATCCCAACGTCGACGGCGTTTTAGTCATACTCACCCCACAAGCGATGACCGAAATCGCCGAAACGGCAAAAGTAGTCGTCGACATCGCCAACGAGGTGGAAGTTCCCATCATGGGCTGCTTCATGGGTGAAGCACGCATCGAAGAAGGTGCGGAGATTCTCGAGGAACACAAATTGCCCAATTTCATCTTCCCCGAGCGGGCAGCGCAAGTGTTCAACTCTATGAGCACCTACCGCAGGTATAAAGCCGAGCCATTACCAACCTTCGAGACCTTTGATGTCGATCGCGATAGCGTCCGCGCAACGATCGACAAGGCGTTCGAAGAAGGCAGGGTTGCCATCGGGGACGCGGAAGCACGCTCTATCCTCGAGGCGTATGACTTGCGCATCCCCCCGTCCCAACTTGCACACACAGCCGATGAAGCCGTCGAAATTGCCTCCGAAATGGGTTATCCGGTCGTATTGAAAGTTGCCTCCCCGGATATCCTGCACAAGACAGACGTCGGAGGGGTAAAAGTCGGGCTGCGGGAGGCGACCGATGTGCGGGATGCGTTCGACCTGATCACCTATCGCGCCCAGCGCTACCTGCCCGAAGCGCGTCTCTGGGGATGTCTGGTGCAGAAAATGGTGCCGGAAGGTCTGGAGGTTCTCATCGGTATGAACCGTGATCCTCAATTCGGTCCATTGGTGACTTTCGGCCTGGGAGGCATCTATGTTGAAATCATCAAGGACGTTGCCTTCCGTGTTGCGCCTTTCTCGCGCGCCGAGGCCGAGGCAATGTTGAACGAAATCCGCACCCACGCCCTCCTGGACGGTGTCCGCGGCCAGCCTCCCGTCGATAAGCAAGCCATCATCGACGCCCTGCTTCGAATCGGACAGCTGGTACAGGACTGGAAATGA
- a CDS encoding GAF domain-containing protein encodes MNVSISLLICLWLLGLLFITLHRIGIRYTPMLLRVALFALVVVRIWRPVLIAIFQANPSLILKDTALSFTFISPILGPVIFITLLMVATYDGPLRANLLTFNLGAVALLSGVLTAIATHWFAALVIGLAPGLDEILSLLEYRQYAASIIAFVIGIYTNALIYQLILKYWQRKAFWLACLGSIVAGWMTSILFTFGGYAGTMDISWILKAELTGWTLSGLFLYPMASVYLRYLQRQLERGRWGQTQGSRSSLGIVRGSLNLRMAFEDLERQLLQESGAFRLLYEVRERVLRARTPKKLIEEICHLLLAYGGYRFVWVRLADDRISNLNIAASCGEEAGGLDAFEEMIDSIYSAEDFTDVDSRYVDPIVLRNMQRDHRLAEWREEIERRGFHSTAVLPLQMEGRLMGSINIVATEAEAFNGEMIEVLRVVADDLSHGIARLQMEKRRGEEFEALRKASLSMISSLESKSVLENVLRHTLEFIDADDAHIFLFDGNEVFFGAARWAGKDHDEPYSEPRPNGLTYKVARSGKAIVINNTAEHEVYQDDLWEGAIVGMPLKSGERTVGVMNVAYLQPHEFEHVELRMLQILADQAAIAIENVRLYEASESERQRVYLLHDIAQVVSQTLDPLELLQRAVTLINDNLKGESTEAFMLDPYGDRMHLLASVHPERISISDLDSRIDMRVGKGLIGWVAEHGKPILRADVRGDELWLRIPGVGENVRSALCVPVYANADLRAVIAVFHKKVGAFRSEHLDLLVSIAHQVGLALTNAERYQQINRRLSELTTLRHVAQVVNRRLNMQSLLFEVVKQVGEELGYPVVEIYLVEDDELVLRAARGSEDAIPFRLPMSQGVTGRAARMAEAIFVPDVSLDSEYVSGGTLSQCEIAVPLQKDDVVIGVLNVESPIRNDLNEDDMRLLMLLADNISIAIENAALYERLSRHAEELEATIADRTEELAEALKKAQEADRLKTQFVSDVSHELRTPLSNILLYLELLGMGKPDRFESYLETLNRETERLVVLIDDLLTVSRLDADTMEMRSNLVDLNSIARGLVEDRKKLFAEKNLQVGFELSKELPDVVADDRLLSQVVSNLMTNAMNYTPPGGCVTISTAIKKENGKRWATLSVKDTGLGITEEEKARVFQRFFRGKASRKVGTPGTGLGLAICEEIIQRHAGQISLESEEGAGSAFTIWLPLGQDLTAKEPAS; translated from the coding sequence ATGAACGTTAGTATATCTTTACTCATTTGCCTGTGGTTGCTCGGGCTATTGTTCATCACCCTTCACCGCATTGGAATCCGGTACACACCGATGCTGCTGCGAGTGGCGTTATTCGCCCTCGTTGTGGTGCGTATTTGGCGACCGGTCTTGATTGCCATCTTCCAGGCTAATCCTTCCCTGATCCTTAAGGATACGGCGCTATCCTTTACCTTCATCTCACCGATTTTGGGTCCAGTGATTTTCATTACATTATTGATGGTCGCCACGTATGACGGGCCATTGCGGGCGAATCTATTGACCTTTAACCTCGGTGCGGTTGCTTTACTTTCAGGAGTGTTAACTGCAATCGCCACACATTGGTTCGCAGCATTGGTAATTGGTCTTGCGCCAGGTCTCGACGAGATTCTATCTTTACTCGAGTATCGACAATACGCTGCCAGCATCATTGCATTCGTCATTGGTATATATACGAATGCCTTGATTTATCAGCTCATTCTAAAATATTGGCAGCGCAAGGCTTTCTGGCTGGCGTGCCTCGGTTCCATCGTCGCCGGCTGGATGACAAGTATATTATTTACCTTCGGGGGATATGCAGGCACGATGGATATTTCCTGGATTCTAAAGGCTGAGTTAACCGGGTGGACTTTATCTGGTCTTTTCTTATATCCCATGGCAAGTGTCTATCTCCGCTACCTTCAACGCCAATTGGAACGAGGTCGATGGGGCCAGACGCAAGGGAGCAGATCGTCGCTGGGAATCGTCCGGGGCTCTCTGAATCTACGCATGGCGTTCGAAGATCTGGAGCGGCAGTTGCTGCAGGAAAGCGGAGCCTTTCGTCTTCTCTATGAAGTGCGTGAACGTGTGCTCCGTGCGCGGACGCCTAAAAAGCTTATTGAGGAAATCTGTCATTTGTTGCTGGCGTATGGGGGTTATCGTTTTGTGTGGGTAAGACTCGCTGATGACAGGATTTCAAATCTCAATATCGCTGCGTCGTGCGGTGAAGAAGCTGGCGGGTTGGATGCTTTCGAAGAAATGATCGACAGTATCTATTCAGCGGAAGATTTTACGGATGTGGATTCCCGGTATGTCGATCCCATCGTGCTCCGCAATATGCAGCGGGACCATCGCCTGGCGGAGTGGCGCGAGGAGATCGAACGGCGAGGCTTTCATTCGACGGCAGTTCTTCCACTGCAAATGGAAGGCCGTCTCATGGGTTCGATCAACATTGTGGCCACAGAGGCCGAAGCGTTCAACGGCGAAATGATCGAAGTGTTGCGAGTCGTCGCGGATGATCTGTCTCACGGAATCGCACGTCTGCAAATGGAAAAACGCCGCGGAGAGGAATTCGAGGCGCTGCGTAAAGCCAGCTTGAGCATGATTTCAAGTCTGGAATCGAAGTCGGTGTTGGAAAATGTCCTCAGGCACACGCTGGAATTCATAGATGCGGATGATGCCCACATCTTTTTATTCGATGGGAACGAAGTCTTTTTTGGTGCTGCACGCTGGGCAGGTAAGGATCACGATGAGCCATACTCGGAACCGCGCCCGAATGGATTGACCTACAAGGTGGCAAGAAGCGGGAAAGCGATCGTGATCAACAATACCGCTGAGCATGAGGTTTACCAGGATGATCTCTGGGAAGGCGCCATCGTCGGCATGCCGCTGAAGAGCGGTGAGCGCACCGTTGGGGTGATGAATGTCGCCTACCTCCAACCCCACGAGTTCGAACATGTTGAACTGCGCATGTTGCAGATTCTGGCCGATCAGGCTGCAATCGCGATCGAGAATGTCCGTCTATACGAGGCCAGTGAATCCGAGCGCCAGCGAGTTTATCTGTTGCACGACATCGCCCAGGTAGTTTCACAGACGTTGGATCCTCTGGAGCTCCTTCAACGCGCAGTGACCCTGATCAACGATAATCTGAAGGGTGAATCGACCGAAGCCTTCATGCTCGACCCGTATGGGGACAGGATGCACCTTCTCGCTTCAGTCCATCCCGAGCGCATCTCAATCTCCGACTTGGACAGCCGCATCGATATGCGTGTCGGAAAAGGATTGATCGGATGGGTGGCGGAGCACGGCAAACCCATCCTGCGGGCCGATGTACGTGGGGATGAACTTTGGCTGCGGATTCCCGGCGTGGGTGAAAACGTGCGTTCGGCGTTGTGCGTTCCCGTATATGCCAACGCAGATCTACGGGCCGTGATCGCTGTCTTTCACAAGAAAGTGGGTGCATTCCGCAGCGAGCATCTCGATTTGCTCGTATCGATCGCGCATCAAGTCGGACTGGCGCTGACGAACGCCGAGCGATATCAGCAGATCAATCGGCGGCTTTCGGAGCTGACCACTTTGCGGCACGTGGCGCAAGTCGTTAACCGCAGGTTGAATATGCAGTCGCTTCTATTCGAGGTCGTCAAACAGGTGGGTGAAGAGTTGGGTTATCCAGTCGTTGAAATCTATCTTGTCGAAGACGACGAACTCGTGCTGCGAGCGGCTCGCGGCAGTGAGGATGCGATTCCCTTCCGATTGCCCATGTCGCAGGGGGTGACAGGCCGGGCAGCCCGCATGGCGGAAGCGATATTCGTTCCCGATGTGAGTTTAGATTCCGAGTATGTATCGGGTGGCACCCTTTCACAATGCGAGATTGCGGTTCCGCTGCAGAAGGATGATGTCGTCATCGGGGTGTTGAATGTGGAATCCCCGATTCGGAACGATCTAAACGAAGACGACATGCGTCTGCTCATGCTGCTTGCCGATAATATATCCATCGCCATTGAAAATGCCGCTCTATACGAACGATTAAGCCGGCACGCAGAGGAACTTGAAGCAACCATTGCCGATCGGACGGAAGAGCTGGCTGAAGCATTGAAGAAAGCCCAGGAAGCGGATCGCTTGAAAACGCAGTTCGTATCAGATGTCTCCCATGAACTGCGTACTCCGCTGAGCAACATCTTGCTCTATTTGGAATTGCTGGGAATGGGAAAACCGGATCGTTTTGAATCTTATCTGGAGACCTTGAATCGCGAGACCGAGCGTCTGGTTGTCTTGATCGACGATTTGCTGACCGTTTCCAGGTTGGATGCGGATACGATGGAAATGAGGTCCAATCTCGTCGATTTGAACAGCATCGCACGTGGTTTGGTGGAAGATCGGAAGAAATTATTTGCAGAAAAGAATTTACAGGTGGGATTCGAATTATCCAAGGAACTGCCCGATGTCGTCGCAGATGATCGTCTTCTTTCTCAGGTCGTTTCCAACCTGATGACGAATGCGATGAACTATACCCCGCCAGGAGGTTGTGTGACGATTTCCACCGCGATTAAGAAGGAAAATGGGAAGCGCTGGGCCACGTTGTCTGTCAAAGATACGGGACTCGGAATCACGGAAGAGGAAAAGGCGCGTGTTTTTCAAAGATTCTTTCGGGGTAAGGCCAGCCGGAAAGTCGGCACGCCTGGTACGGGCCTAGGGTTGGCAATTTGCGAGGAGATCATCCAACGGCATGCAGGGCAGATTTCACTGGAGAGCGAAGAAGGAGCCGGCAGCGCTTTCACCATCTGGCTGCCTCTCGGGCAGGATCTCACCGCCAAAGAACCCGCTTCCTGA
- a CDS encoding helix-turn-helix domain-containing protein gives MVVKNDSKYFPLNQFLSRSSKKRVRLSFTEIEKILDAPLPESAKRGRSFWSNRARGGVQAAAWLEAGFRVADVDLIGRVVVFRRPILRYSVRREGNEIRWDAGMVRAFRAYLGVNQAEMAEMLGVRQQTVSEWETAAYTPTRSRSKYLTLVAEQRGFYLGGGEQEISAQSILDIDKDDETV, from the coding sequence ATGGTCGTCAAGAACGATTCCAAATATTTTCCGCTTAATCAATTTCTGAGTCGCAGCTCAAAGAAGCGCGTACGACTGTCGTTTACCGAAATCGAGAAAATTCTGGATGCCCCGTTGCCGGAGTCGGCGAAGAGAGGGCGTTCATTTTGGAGTAACCGAGCTCGCGGAGGAGTTCAGGCCGCAGCATGGCTCGAAGCGGGTTTTCGTGTCGCGGATGTGGACCTGATTGGGCGGGTCGTCGTTTTTCGGCGCCCTATCTTGCGGTACAGCGTGCGAAGAGAGGGGAACGAGATTCGCTGGGATGCGGGTATGGTTCGCGCTTTCCGCGCGTACCTTGGCGTCAATCAGGCGGAGATGGCTGAAATGCTCGGCGTCCGCCAGCAAACGGTAAGTGAATGGGAAACTGCTGCATACACGCCCACGCGATCCCGGTCAAAATACTTGACGCTGGTGGCGGAGCAGCGCGGGTTTTATCTGGGAGGGGGTGAACAGGAAATCTCCGCGCAGTCAATTCTAGACATTGACAAGGATGACGAAACCGTGTAG
- a CDS encoding phosphotransacetylase family protein, translated as MNALYITSLEPYSGKTAVCLALGKQLQSDGYKIAYIKPVSTQPWRTPEGTLADEDAVFVHKALGLEGDPTKAAPVIVTASTLRKRLKGVDDDDLMGKIKEAADAAIKDKDMLLLEGLASLREGYAMGLSNLRVAEMLGAPALVLVAYSGEMRLVDDVLTAQFRLGEQLCGVIINRVPEEGHEFIQDYARPYLEEHGIRVLGSLPSVPHLSALSIGELVDLLDAEILTRQVDPDALVERFTVGAMTADAALSRFRRYQHKAVITGGDRTDIQLAALETSTSVLILTGNLQPSPLIIQQAESLKVPILLVKDNTMETVDSIERTHGKTRLGQPEKINTFLQLMTENVDIQAIFKVCFNA; from the coding sequence ATGAACGCACTGTATATCACCTCGCTGGAACCGTATTCCGGCAAAACAGCGGTTTGCCTTGCGCTCGGCAAACAACTGCAATCCGATGGTTACAAAATCGCCTACATCAAACCCGTCAGCACACAACCCTGGCGAACGCCGGAGGGGACGCTTGCCGATGAGGATGCCGTTTTCGTCCATAAGGCATTGGGACTGGAAGGCGACCCGACGAAAGCGGCCCCCGTCATCGTCACCGCTTCGACTCTTCGCAAACGTCTCAAGGGTGTGGACGACGATGATCTGATGGGCAAAATCAAGGAAGCCGCCGATGCTGCCATTAAAGACAAAGACATGCTTCTCCTGGAAGGGCTCGCCAGCCTGAGGGAAGGGTATGCCATGGGACTGTCCAACCTGCGCGTTGCCGAAATGCTCGGCGCACCCGCTCTTGTGCTGGTCGCCTATTCAGGCGAGATGCGCCTCGTCGACGATGTGCTCACGGCCCAGTTTCGACTTGGAGAGCAATTATGCGGCGTCATCATCAACCGCGTCCCCGAAGAAGGGCACGAATTCATCCAGGACTACGCCCGTCCATATCTCGAGGAACACGGCATTCGCGTGCTCGGCTCTCTACCCAGCGTCCCCCATCTCTCCGCGCTCAGTATCGGCGAACTGGTTGATTTGTTGGACGCCGAGATTCTCACCAGACAAGTCGATCCCGACGCGCTGGTGGAGCGATTTACCGTCGGCGCCATGACGGCGGACGCCGCTCTTTCTCGCTTCCGCCGCTACCAGCACAAAGCGGTGATTACGGGCGGAGACCGGACGGACATCCAGCTTGCGGCGTTGGAAACCTCGACCTCCGTCCTGATCCTGACCGGAAATCTACAGCCCAGTCCGTTGATCATTCAGCAGGCTGAATCACTGAAAGTGCCGATTCTTCTGGTTAAAGACAATACAATGGAGACCGTCGATTCGATCGAGCGGACGCACGGGAAGACGCGGCTTGGTCAACCCGAAAAGATCAACACCTTCCTGCAGCTCATGACGGAAAACGTCGATATCCAAGCGATCTTCAAAGTGTGTTTTAACGCTTGA
- the acnA gene encoding aconitate hydratase AcnA: MKADKFNAAAQLDTGMGKVRIYRLAALEDAGIANIDRLPYSIRVLLESVLRQVDGYVIKSEDVINLAGWRPDETNQTNVPFKPMRVVMQDFTGVPAIVDLAAMRSALAKAGGNPERINPHIPVDLVIDHSVQVDYFASAAALERNAELEFQRNRERYEFLRWSQEAFDNLRVVPPATGIVHQVNLEYLAKVVMTAKQDGHTLAFPDTLVGTDSHTTMINALGVLGWGVGGIEAEAAILGQPLVIPTPDVVGFRLVGQIREGTTATDVVLTVTQMLRQFGVVGKFVEFHGPGLSNLSIPDRATISNMSPEYGATAGFFPVDDETLRYLRLTGRSEKRIDLVERYCKEQALFHTQDSPVPSFSAELELDLGTVETSLAGPKRPQDRIPLSEMKSRFHEILSTPTRKGGYGLQETDLQRKASLQSNGSSETVGHGALVIAAITSCTNTSNPSVMIGAGLLARNAVERGLQVKPYVKTSLAPGSRVVTEYLSKANLLDPLSKLGFNVVGYGCTTCIGNSGPLPAEVAKAVTENDLIAAAILSGNRNFEGRINPFVQANYLASPPLVVAYALAGKIDIDFNTEPIGNDDSGEAVFLRDIWPLQSQIAETIEKTVNSKIFRERYADVFSGNATWNAIPETGGSLYEWDPDSTYIQEPPFFIDLGPDIPAVTEIHAARVLALLGDSITTDHISPAGAIPASEPAGQYLQDHDVKPADFNSFGSRRGNDRVMTRGTFGNIRLKNLLVPGVEGGFTLHFPDGEQTSIYEAAMKYKDEEVPLIVIAGKEYGTGSSRDWAAKGTLLLGVKAVIAESYERIHRSNLVGMGVLPLQFNPGENAQKLGLTGHEVYDIEGLDDDVRPGSVLQVHATGDDDARTSFDVRVRIDTPIEIDYYRNGGILHSVLRKMIVDSET; the protein is encoded by the coding sequence ATGAAAGCGGACAAATTCAACGCAGCAGCCCAACTTGACACCGGAATGGGAAAGGTTCGAATCTATCGACTGGCGGCACTTGAGGACGCCGGAATCGCAAATATCGATCGTCTCCCATACTCCATTCGTGTTTTACTGGAATCGGTACTGCGGCAGGTAGACGGATACGTGATCAAATCGGAAGACGTTATCAATCTCGCTGGATGGCGCCCGGATGAAACCAACCAAACCAACGTACCCTTCAAACCCATGAGGGTGGTCATGCAGGATTTCACCGGCGTGCCGGCCATCGTCGATCTGGCAGCCATGCGCTCCGCACTCGCGAAAGCGGGAGGGAATCCCGAACGTATCAACCCGCATATCCCGGTAGATTTGGTGATCGACCATTCGGTCCAGGTGGATTACTTCGCCTCTGCAGCGGCCTTGGAACGCAATGCGGAGCTTGAATTCCAGCGCAATCGAGAGCGCTACGAATTCCTGCGTTGGAGCCAGGAAGCGTTCGACAATCTGCGCGTCGTTCCGCCTGCTACGGGCATCGTCCACCAGGTCAATTTGGAGTATCTCGCAAAAGTGGTCATGACTGCAAAGCAAGATGGGCACACCCTCGCCTTTCCGGATACTCTCGTGGGCACCGATTCGCACACCACGATGATCAACGCGCTGGGTGTGCTCGGTTGGGGCGTGGGCGGGATCGAAGCAGAGGCCGCCATTCTCGGACAGCCACTCGTGATTCCCACACCCGACGTCGTCGGTTTCCGGCTCGTCGGGCAAATCCGGGAAGGAACAACGGCCACGGATGTCGTCCTCACGGTTACGCAAATGCTGCGCCAGTTCGGCGTTGTGGGCAAATTCGTAGAATTTCATGGACCCGGATTGTCCAACCTTTCCATTCCGGATCGTGCCACAATTTCCAACATGTCGCCCGAGTATGGCGCTACGGCCGGGTTCTTCCCAGTCGACGACGAAACCTTGCGCTATCTGCGTTTGACGGGACGAAGCGAAAAGCGCATCGATCTCGTAGAACGCTATTGCAAGGAGCAAGCGCTGTTCCACACCCAAGATTCACCCGTGCCGTCGTTCAGTGCTGAACTCGAATTGGATCTCGGCACCGTCGAGACCAGCCTCGCCGGTCCCAAGCGTCCACAGGACCGAATTCCACTTTCCGAGATGAAATCGCGCTTCCACGAGATCTTGAGCACGCCTACACGGAAAGGTGGATACGGGCTGCAGGAAACCGATCTCCAACGGAAGGCCTCCTTGCAATCGAACGGCAGCAGCGAGACCGTTGGTCATGGCGCCTTGGTGATCGCAGCGATCACTTCTTGTACGAATACGTCCAACCCCAGCGTGATGATCGGCGCCGGATTGTTGGCCCGGAACGCCGTGGAGCGAGGTTTACAGGTCAAGCCCTACGTGAAAACCAGCCTGGCTCCGGGATCGAGGGTCGTCACAGAATACTTGAGCAAGGCCAATCTGCTTGATCCACTGTCAAAACTAGGGTTCAACGTCGTTGGTTACGGCTGTACGACCTGTATCGGGAACAGCGGCCCGCTGCCCGCAGAAGTCGCCAAGGCCGTCACAGAAAACGATTTGATCGCTGCGGCGATCCTGTCGGGCAATCGTAATTTCGAAGGACGAATCAATCCGTTCGTACAGGCGAATTACCTGGCGTCTCCCCCGCTGGTCGTCGCGTACGCGCTGGCCGGAAAGATAGACATCGACTTCAACACGGAACCGATCGGTAACGACGACTCGGGAGAAGCGGTTTTCCTGCGAGATATCTGGCCTTTGCAATCCCAAATCGCGGAGACGATCGAAAAAACCGTCAATTCGAAAATCTTCCGGGAACGATATGCGGATGTCTTTTCCGGCAACGCCACATGGAATGCGATACCCGAAACGGGCGGAAGTCTGTACGAATGGGATCCTGACTCAACCTACATTCAAGAACCGCCTTTTTTTATCGATCTGGGACCGGATATCCCCGCCGTAACGGAAATCCACGCTGCGCGCGTGCTTGCCCTGCTGGGCGACAGCATCACTACCGATCACATTTCACCAGCCGGCGCGATACCCGCATCCGAGCCGGCAGGTCAGTATCTCCAGGACCATGATGTAAAACCGGCAGATTTCAATTCCTTCGGTTCGCGGCGCGGAAACGACCGCGTAATGACCCGCGGAACATTTGGCAACATTCGCCTCAAAAACCTGCTCGTCCCCGGCGTGGAAGGCGGCTTTACGCTGCATTTCCCCGACGGCGAACAAACGAGCATCTACGAAGCCGCCATGAAATACAAAGACGAAGAGGTTCCATTGATCGTCATCGCCGGAAAAGAGTACGGAACCGGGTCATCCCGGGATTGGGCCGCAAAAGGCACGCTGCTCCTGGGCGTAAAAGCCGTGATCGCCGAGTCCTACGAGCGCATTCACCGCTCGAATCTCGTGGGCATGGGGGTGCTGCCGCTGCAGTTCAACCCGGGCGAGAACGCACAGAAATTGGGGCTAACGGGTCACGAAGTCTACGATATCGAAGGCCTCGATGACGACGTTCGACCCGGGTCAGTTCTGCAGGTCCACGCCACCGGAGATGACGACGCCAGAACCAGCTTCGATGTCCGAGTCCGAATCGATACGCCCATCGAGATCGACTATTATCGCAACGGTGGAATCCTGCACAGCGTCCTGCGGAAGATGATCGTCGATTCCGAGACATAG